The genomic DNA TTAACTCGTCAAATTTTTGCTCTAATTTTAAAATGATTTTTTTGCTAATATTTGTAGGCATTGGCAGAGTCAATGTTTCATTAGATTGAACTCTTTCTCTCTCAATACCCCACGATGCAGAAGTTAATGATAAATAATATTTAGCAAATGATGAATTAATTAAACTACACCATAATTTTAATAGGGAATTGTCCTTTTGGTCTATTGATGAAATGCTAAACGCACCTGTATGGTAAGATTTGTAATCTATCCAACTTGCACAAAATTCTTTATTTTTTTGACCTTCTTTTATGATTAAATAAGGTGGTTTAAAAATATTTTGGTTGATACTTCTATAAACTTTTTGAGAAGATTCTTCTGCTGATTTTAGTGTGTAAAATCGTTGAACTTTCCTAAGATTAATAACTTTGGAAGGAGTAAAGGTTTTATTTTCTTTTAGCTGTTTCTCTGTTGGAGAGTGCAAGCCTGAACCAAAATGAAATTCTTCCTTATTATTTTCCAAGAACTCTCCAATTGAAGTGTTGAATTTCTTAGAAACTTTATTTATTAGTTCCCAATCATTCATTCCTCCCCACATTTCAATTTTCCAAATTTTGGTATTTGGTTTCTGACATTCTTCCCTTGGCAGGTATTTTAAGTCTGTAAAATCAATACTCAAACCATCAATTACATTGGTCTTAATGAATGTTTTTGGAGCGTAGTAGGCAATTCTACCAAGCGGTTTTTTAGGTTGTTCTTTTTGATAAAAAACAATGCTTATCGGTCCGGTTGCATCACCAAATAATTGACCTCCAAAATTTTCATTTGCATTGCGAAGAATAGAAAAATTGAAAATTTTTTCTACATAGCAATCATTGAATAACCATTTTCTGAAATTCTGATAAGTTCCGCCCGTGTTGGTTAAAACTTTGGTATTGAAAATCAATGCGATTTCTCCATTAGTGGCAAATTTTGTGGCTTTATGGAGAAAAGGCAAAATCATTTCTTTTGCTAATTTCTCATTTTCACAATATTTCCTTAAATTTTTATGTTCTCCTTTTTTATCATTCTCTTCAGTAAGAATTTTGCCAAATGGTGGATTGCCAACGATTAGTTGGAAATCCTTTAACTCTGTATCTCCTGATAAATCTGCAATCGTATCTCTGCAAAATAAATTTCTGCCTTGTGCTTTTAATGATTTATCATTAGGATTATTGATAAGATTTGGCAAACGATGTTTTTTCTTTTGCCATAAATTTTTGGGGTCTAAACTATCAACCAATGCTAAATACAAACTGAACGCAGCTACTTTTATGGCTTGAGGGTGTAACTCAATTCCAAATATGTTATCGGTCAATAATTTTTTCAACTTGTCAAAATCGGTTAATTTTTCTTTATGTTGGTTTTCATAACGTTTTACCAAACGCTTGAAACTTTGCACTAAAAAAATTCCCGAACCACAACTTGGGTCTAATGTTTTGACATTGTATCTTTTATCTGTTTTATTGATTGGCAATTTTTCATTCAGAATAAACTCAACCAACGCAGGAGGTGTATAGTATGTTCCTGTTTTTTTCTTTAATTCGGGGTCGGTTTTGAACAAGAAATTTTCATAAATTTCACTTAGTAATTCAATCTGAATGATACTGAAATCAAACAAACGCCAATTTTCAAATAGTTGGGTTTGAGGTGTATTATCGTTACCACTTATGAAACATTTTTTTATAAGTTGAAGTTGGTCAGCAGATATTTTTTCTGTTATGTTATTACTTGCATCTCTTTCTAATGTAAAAACATTTCCGTTAAAGTCATCTTCCAATCGCTCATACAGTTCGTAAGTAGCTTTTACATCGTTTAGAATATCAAAATAAGATTTTGTTCCTTTTTTGATTTGACCGTATAATTTTTCGTCCGTAGCTTCTCTATCTTCTAAATATAAGAGAAATAATGAACGAAGAATAATTTTATGAATAAACTCTATTTCAAGTCCTTGCTGTTCGAGCTGGTTGGCAGTGTTTACTAAACTTTCCACCAAATATTTATCAACTCTACGTTGCAATTTTATTTTATCTCTGATAAATTGGGCTTCTTCCACAGTCCAAACAATTCCCGAATCAATTGCGATTCTTGAAAAGAGATTGTTAAGTTCTTTAAGTTGCTTTTTGTCTGAAAATTGATAAGCTTTTATTTCAACGTTTTGAAGTTCTTTTTCGTAATCAAAATTTTCTTTGGTTTTAATAAGTGGTTTTTCGGAACAGTTGTAAATACGAATTTCCGTATCAGAATAAACGTATAAGAACAATACTTTTTTATAGTTCCAAACTTTTTTGTGAATATCCGCTATTTCTTGTAAGTTTTTTTCATCAAAAGACTTTACCTTTTTTAGAAAAACAGCAGGAAAACTATTTCCGCTTTCGTCTGTATTGAAGTAAACGGAATCAACTCCAAATTCACGAACTTGGTTAAACACAAAAGATTCACTTTCTAAGAGTTTTTTACCCTTAGAATTTAACGATTTAGCTCTGTCTAAGCCAATTAATTCTATTACTTCTTTCCCTGTCATTACATGCTTCGAACTCGAATACAAAATTTTGGGCTAAATTACAAATTTTCAGCATTAAAGTAAGCAAGTTGTGTGAAATTATTTACCCGACTTTCTTCTATTATCATCTTTACACAACATTTGGCAATTATCCTCTGTTGTTTTTCCGCCCTCGTGCCAAGGTGTGATATGGTCGGCTTCCATTTGTGAAATGTCAAACTCATTTTTACAAATAATACATTTTTCTTGTTGTCGCTCGTAAACTTTTTGTTTCATCGTGTCTGTGAACGCACGAATGGAAAGATGTCGTTCGTCTTTGGTCAAGATGTATGGATAAATTCCGCTTTTCTTTGTAACATCATCGTCAGCAATGAGTTTGGCGGTTTCTTCTTCAATTGCTTTGGTGTCGTAAATTTCATCTTTAAATTGGTTGTAAAGCAAACCCCATTCAACACCTTTCATAAATTTTCGTTTTTTCGTGAAAGTTGTGTTTACCCAAGTTATCACGGATTGAAAGTAATTCCATATAGCATTTGCATTTGGGTCGTGTTGGTGGGTTGCCATATAACCCTCAATGTCGTTTTGCGAAATCCAAGCAATAGCGGTTTCAAAATATTCTTGTCTGATTGCTGAACCGTTTAAATAATCCTGTCCAATTTGAAACGCAACACAGCCGTTTTTAGAAAAGTAGCGTTTTGCATCACTTACCCAACTACCCGAATAAACTGCGTTTCTCAATTCTTGGTCTGTTAGTTTTTCTCCTGCGATGTTGATTGTTTTGAACCATTCTAATTTTTCGCTTTCCGTTCCGCTACAAACGTAAACCATCAATTTGTAATTTAAGATTTGCTCCTGCTCGTCATTCTTTAAATTTTTGAAATAGCGTTTTTCAAATGAAAAATCTCCGTTTACAAATTGGCAAATTGAAATGGTACGTTGTTGTCCGTCAATGACTTCAAAAGTTACGTCTTCCCGAACTGCCCAATACATTACATTTAGTGGAAAATCTTTTGTAACCGTGTTGATTACTGCATCACGTTGTTTGTCTTTGTAAATAAATTCACGTTGATAGGGTGGACGAACGTCCAACTTTCCACCAAAAGCGACAACACCATTTTCATTGTTGTCTTTGTAAGCATTAGATAATTCTCTAACGGAAATTTCTTTGAGTTCTATATTCATAATTTTTTGTTCTTAATGATTACTCTTGCGTAAATACTTGAATACAAAGTTCCTGTTTCAACATCTTTAAATGCAGGGGATTTGTCTTTTTGGGGATTGTAAAGACGATATAAAGTTCCTTTTGCGTTCCAAGTAAATTTATTTGTTGGTTTTCCACTTTTGTCTAAAATTTCCATTTTTCTGTTTGAAGAAAATTCAATTGACCCAACAATTCCCAATGCAATTATTTCAAATTGGTCAGGATTGTATTTGTCCAAAAATGTGATTGGAACACCAATTAACCCCGAATAATTCGCGGGAATTTCACTTGTCTTATCTACATTTATTGCATCGTAATTTTCATATTTCGGATATTCTTCGGGCGAATATTTTTTGTATAATATCAAATCCTCGTGTCGCTCGTCATAATCCATATTTGTAAACCAACGAACACCTTTTACACGAATATATTTTTTGCCCTCGTTGTCAATTCGTGAACCTGCTGCATTTAGCGGATAGTCGTCAGGAACTCCAAATTCACGGTCGCCACTATGGATACTTGCACCAAGCCAAAGTTTTTCTTCTCTAATAAGTTTAAAAATGTCTTTGTAGGAAATTGCGTTTACGTTTCCAATGATGAGAAATTTTTTGTCGTGTTCAACAAGTTGAGCAACGTATTCACGAAACAATGAAAAAGGCGGATTTGTAACGATAATATCGGCTTGCGTTAGCAAGTTGATACTTTCGCTACTGCGAAAATCGCCATCGCCTTTTAAATGTTTTATTCCGATTTCTTCAATGTTTGGAACATTGTCGCCATTCTTATCGCCATTGTATTCCAAGTAAATTGCCTTTTCAGAATTGTGTTCGCTGAATAAGTCTGTTTCTTGGTTTTTGTAGCAAGTTGTAATGAGTTTTTTCAGTCCAAGACTTTCAAAGTTGTAAGAAAAGTAATGAAAGAAGTTGCTAACTCGTGGGTCATCACAATTACAGAAAACTACTTTGTTTTTAAAGTGTTCTTTGTAATGTCGCACTTCTTTTTCGATGTCCGAAAGTTGCGTGTAAAATTCGTCTTTCTTGTTGTTTTTTGCCTCTTTAAGTCCTTTGTTCTTTGCTTCTGTTGCCATTTGTTCCCCGTTTGGGCAACAAAGTCTAACGGACTTAATTTATGGGACGAAATGTTGTATCGGCACCGTTCCGCTAGCCTTGTTGCTAACGTGCCGCGGCTTTGCGAGGGAGCGGATTTATAGCACTACCGCTCAATTGAAGAACCGAAGTTTAAATTTAGCAAAAAGTTTCATACGAAGCACTTCACCCGCTCTCTTGCAAAACCGTTTGTTGGTGGCTGTGCTGTTTGTTCGTCATTTGTTTTCTATTAGTTTTATTTCGTCTGTTGTTAGGTTGTAAAGTTCGTAAACTATTTGATTGATTTTGCATTCTGCGTATTCAATTCTGTGTTTCAGTTGTTCGGCTTTGTCAGATAAATTTGTTTGTTGTAATTCTTGATTGAGTTGTAAAATTAAATCAATATTTTTTACAATGTCATCGTGTTTTTGCTTTTGTTCTTTGTTGCTAAAATCAATGTCAGGAATAGGAATTTTTTCAAGATAACTGCCTTTAATTTTTGGAAATGTAGTTCGTAAATCTGAAAAGTTGTTTGTCCAAAAATTGCCTGTAAATTTTGAGTTCAAAACAGCCAAAATATATTTTAAGAGCGCGTTGCATAACCTCTAAATTTTTAAAAAAGCCCAAATTTTCTCCCGTTCAAAATAAATTTTGATTTTTTNNNNNNNNNNNNNNNNNNNNNNNNNNNNNNNNNNNNNNNNNNNNNNNNNNNNNNNNNNNNNNNNNNNNNNNNNNNNNNNNNNNNNNNNNNNNNNNNNNNNNNNNNNNNNNNNNNNNNNNNNNNNNNNNNNNNNNNNNNNNNNNNNNNNNNNNNNNNNNNNNNNNNNNNNNNNNNNNNNNNNNNNNNNNNNNNNNNNNNNNNNNNNNNNNNNNNNNNNNNNNNNNNNNNNNNNNNNNNNNNNNNNNNNNNNNNNNNNNNNNNNNNNNNNNNNNNNNNNNNNNNNNNNNNNNNNNNNNNNNNNNNNNNNNNNNNNNNNNNNNNNNNNNNNNNNNNNNNNNNNNNNNNNNNNNNNNNNNNNNNNNNNNNNNNNNNNNNNNNNNNNNNNNNNNNNNNNNNNNNNNNNNNNNNNNNNNNNNNNNNNNNNNNNNNNNNNNNNNNNNNNNNNNNNNNNNNNNNNNNNNNNNNNNNNNNNNNNNNNNNNNNNNNNNNNNNNNNNNNNNNNNNNNNNNNNNNNNNNNNNNNNNNNNNNNNNNNNNNNNNNNNNNNNNNNNNNNNNNNNNNNNNNNNNNNNNNNNNNNNNNNNNNNNNNNNNNNNNNNNNNNNNNNNNNNNNNNNNNNNNNNNNNNNNNNNNNNNNNNNNNNNNNNNNNNNNNNNNNNNNNNNNNNNNNNNNNNNNNNNNNNNNNNNNNNNNNNNNNNNNNNNNNNNNNNNNNNNNNNNNNNNNNNNNNNNNNNNNNNNNNNNNNNNNNNNNNNNNNNNNNNNNNNNNNNNNNNNNNNNNNNNNNNNNNNNNNNNNNNNNNNNNNNNNNNNNNNNNNNNNNNNNNNNNNNNNNNNNNNNNNNNNNNNNNNNNNNNNNNNNNNNNNNNNNNNNNNNNNNNNNNNNNNNNNNNNNNNNNNNNNNNNNNNNNNNNNNNNNNNNNNNNNNNNNNNNNNNNNNNNNNNNNNNNNNNNNNNNNNNNNNNNNNNNNNNNNNNNNNNNNNNNNNNNNNNNNNNNNNNNNNNNNNNNNNNNNNNNNNNNNNNNNNNNNNNNNNNNNNNNNNNNNNNNNNNNNNNNNNNNNNNNNNNNNNNNNNNNNNNNNNNNNNNNNNNNNNNNNNNNNNNNNNNNNNNNNNNNNNNNNNNNNNNNNNNNNNNNNNNNNNNNNNNNNNNNNNNNNNNNNNNNNNNNNNNNNNNNNNNNNNNNNNNNNNNNNNNNNNNNNNNNNNNNNNNNNNNNNNNNNNNNNNNNNNNNNNNNNNNNNNNNNNNNNNNNNNNNNNNNNNNNNNNTCAAAATCAAATAGTTAAATATTTTTATTCTTTTTGTCGTGCAACAGGCTCTTATTTATTGTTGTCGTGTCAATTTCTGTTGGTAATATCCAATACTTCAAAATAGGTTTAATTTCAACTATTCTTTTTCCGCCATAACCTAAAGCACCAACGTCAAACCATTGCTCTTTTATTTCGTTATTTTCTGTTTTGTGTCTGTATATTGTTGTTACTGTTGTCCAATCACCAAAAGCAAAACGAAATATTAAATTAACCATAACAAAAAAAGAGAGTACTGAAGTCAAGATTGTCACCCCTAATAGTGTTAGATTTTGTGTCTTTGTTTTCTTTTGTTTAATTGTTTTAAAAAGTGTCAATAAGATTGCAACAGGGAGCCCTTGCATTATGACATCATAAAATTTGTGCATTATTTTGTAATCTGCAAACTCGTATGGCAATATTTGTCCAATTGTCAAACTGAAAATTGCCAAACCAATAAAGGATATCGCTGTCCAAAAAATAGTCTTTTTAATTACCTGCATTTTTGTTTATGTGTGTTGTCCTAAACTGACCGCTAACGGGCTCGCGGATTTGCGAAGTTCCGAAGGCTCATAGCGGAGCTATGAAAGCCGTAGGAATTTTGCAAATCCGCGAGCCCGATGTGCAAAAGGCGGAGCGAAGCGGAGACTTTTGCACATCGCAGCGCTTGACGAAGTTCCGAGAAAAAAAAGAGGATACCAAAATTTATTTTGGGATTCCGGTGTTTTTTTTCTCGGGATCTAATTTTGTCAAGTATTTTGTTGGGCGACGTTAGCCGGAACGGCGAGCGGTGCGAGCCGCAGCCGGCGCAAAGCCCAGGCGTATCTTAGACAAAATTAGGTCAAGCGCTGCGTTGAGCGACATTTGTTTTGGATGGGAGTGTTTGCGCAGCAAAACACGAAGAACAAAACTACGCCGCAGGCGTAATGTCGCTCAACGNNNNNNNNNNGCCGCAGGCGTAATGTCGCTCAACGGTTGGAAAATTGGCGATGGAGCCGACTTTTAGCACAACTGTTGAATAGAATTACTACTGTTCAACCTTGCACAAAAGCCCAATAGAAGCACTTCACCGGCTCTATTGCCAATTTTTTTGTTATGCACAGTGCGTTATTGTTTTAGTCGTTCTATTTCGGTTTGAATTTGCTCAATCACTTGTTTATTTGCGACTTCTCCGTCCAAACTGAAAACGATAAATACATTTCCTCCAAAGTCATTTTTAAAACTTTCAAAACTTGCTTTCATCCTTTCAGAAATAGAATAATTTCCAAAGTTTGATTGTGCTGTTACAGGTTTTATTTGAATGCCAAATGCTTTGTCTTCTGTCACATAACCAAGATAATCAATATCTCCTGCGTGGTCTAATTCGGGCGGACTTTCTTCAAATCTCACTTCTGGAAATGCTTTCGCTAAACCGTCATTTACAACGGATTTTTCTCTCAAATATCCGTCAAAAGTTCGGTTGATAGTCAAATTATGAATGTAGTTGTAGCAATCTTCTTTTGTTAAAGCGTTAAAGGCTTCTTGCCACTCTGGAATAACAACTTCCGTAATTTTTTCGTAAAGCCTTTCGCCAAGTTCTTCTAAACTCTCTTTTGTTATTTTGAAAGTATTTTTTCCTGCTGTTGTAGCATTTTCAAAATACCATTGTTCCCATTCTTCAATCGTATTGGGCTGACATTCTCTTATTAATGCCATTACAGCACCAACTTTATTTGGTCTTGAAAGCTGGTAAGTTTGGGTAGCATAATTGAGGACTTTTTCCTTTTTTCCAAATTCTAATGAGTATCTCTTAATTTCTTTTTTAGCCATTGATAAATGTGTTGAATTTCGTTTTATATTTAAAGTCAATGGAATTATCTACCAATACTAAATTCTCTTTCAATAAATGAGCATTTATAAAGGTTTTGTTTTCAAGATAGAGGTAAGCCATTAAATTATTTTCCTTGTCATGTTTGATTTCGTCATATTTGAGAAAGACTTTTTTCCCACGAACTTTATTTATTAAATATTCAGTTGCTTTGCCGTTGATTATTGGATTTTGCTTAATGCCAATCAAACGAATAATTAAATCATTACTTAAACGAACAAGTTCAGGACTTATAATTTCTTTTACGGAGAAAAATTCTTCTCGTTTTCCTGTGCTGTTGGCATCAATTTTAGAACCATATTGAATTTTCTTTACGTCAATTTTCTTGTCTAACTTATGTGTGTCCACAAATTGATAAGGCAATTCTTTAATTTGTTTTTCAAAATCAGTTTTTAAATCAGGTTGTTTAATAATTTCAGTCTCCACCTTCATAAAAGCATCATCAGTTCCAATCCTTTCTTTGATGATTGGAATAAAGTCAGGATTGATTTCATACCCAACTGAATTTCTGTTTAAATTTCTCGCAGCCAAAGCGGTTGTTCCGCTTCCCATAAAAGGGTCTAAAACAGTTTCTCCCGGGAATGAAAACATTTTGATTAAACGGTGTGGTAATTCTTCAGGGAACATTGCCAAATGTTTGTCTTGCTTTGCTCCTGAAAAATACCAATGCCCGTTGAAATAAGTATTCCACTCTTCATTGGTCATTGAAGCATTTTCTTTCTGTTCTTTGGTTGGCTTAGGTGCATTTCCTTGTTTTTTGAACAATAAAATATATTCAAAATCCAACTTTACAATTCCGTTTCTTGGGTTTGGATAACTTCCCATAATACTTGCACCTCCCGAAGTGTTCATAGTAGTTGCTTTCT from Bacteroidia bacterium includes the following:
- a CDS encoding SAM-dependent methyltransferase, which translates into the protein MTGKEVIELIGLDRAKSLNSKGKKLLESESFVFNQVREFGVDSVYFNTDESGNSFPAVFLKKVKSFDEKNLQEIADIHKKVWNYKKVLFLYVYSDTEIRIYNCSEKPLIKTKENFDYEKELQNVEIKAYQFSDKKQLKELNNLFSRIAIDSGIVWTVEEAQFIRDKIKLQRRVDKYLVESLVNTANQLEQQGLEIEFIHKIILRSLFLLYLEDREATDEKLYGQIKKGTKSYFDILNDVKATYELYERLEDDFNGNVFTLERDASNNITEKISADQLQLIKKCFISGNDNTPQTQLFENWRLFDFSIIQIELLSEIYENFLFKTDPELKKKTGTYYTPPALVEFILNEKLPINKTDKRYNVKTLDPSCGSGIFLVQSFKRLVKRYENQHKEKLTDFDKLKKLLTDNIFGIELHPQAIKVAAFSLYLALVDSLDPKNLWQKKKHRLPNLINNPNDKSLKAQGRNLFCRDTIADLSGDTELKDFQLIVGNPPFGKILTEENDKKGEHKNLRKYCENEKLAKEMILPFLHKATKFATNGEIALIFNTKVLTNTGGTYQNFRKWLFNDCYVEKIFNFSILRNANENFGGQLFGDATGPISIVFYQKEQPKKPLGRIAYYAPKTFIKTNVIDGLSIDFTDLKYLPREECQKPNTKIWKIEMWGGMNDWELINKVSKKFNTSIGEFLENNKEEFHFGSGLHSPTEKQLKENKTFTPSKVINLRKVQRFYTLKSAEESSQKVYRSINQNIFKPPYLIIKEGQKNKEFCASWIDYKSYHTGAFSISSIDQKDNSLLKLWCSLINSSFAKYYLSLTSASWGIERERVQSNETLTLPMPTNISKKIILKLEQKFDELIKLIQDDFDFVKTKPIEAEINKIILQDLFLFSDSDKWAIDDSINYSIDLFENKEKSIALYSVISEQITEYGKTISSELNEFLDGQDLFVNATVYNINRFTPLMMIKISFAKQQKEVVTSKEFVDDELKKIDQHLWEEKSNSIFFRKKLNYKTDDDIYIIRPNQRRFWSKSMAIEDAQELILEILNEN
- a CDS encoding DUF262 domain-containing protein, whose amino-acid sequence is MNIELKEISVRELSNAYKDNNENGVVAFGGKLDVRPPYQREFIYKDKQRDAVINTVTKDFPLNVMYWAVREDVTFEVIDGQQRTISICQFVNGDFSFEKRYFKNLKNDEQEQILNYKLMVYVCSGTESEKLEWFKTINIAGEKLTDQELRNAVYSGSWVSDAKRYFSKNGCVAFQIGQDYLNGSAIRQEYFETAIAWISQNDIEGYMATHQHDPNANAIWNYFQSVITWVNTTFTKKRKFMKGVEWGLLYNQFKDEIYDTKAIEEETAKLIADDDVTKKSGIYPYILTKDERHLSIRAFTDTMKQKVYERQQEKCIICKNEFDISQMEADHITPWHEGGKTTEDNCQMLCKDDNRRKSGK
- a CDS encoding adenine-specific methyltransferase EcoRI family protein, whose protein sequence is MATEAKNKGLKEAKNNKKDEFYTQLSDIEKEVRHYKEHFKNKVVFCNCDDPRVSNFFHYFSYNFESLGLKKLITTCYKNQETDLFSEHNSEKAIYLEYNGDKNGDNVPNIEEIGIKHLKGDGDFRSSESINLLTQADIIVTNPPFSLFREYVAQLVEHDKKFLIIGNVNAISYKDIFKLIREEKLWLGASIHSGDREFGVPDDYPLNAAGSRIDNEGKKYIRVKGVRWFTNMDYDERHEDLILYKKYSPEEYPKYENYDAINVDKTSEIPANYSGLIGVPITFLDKYNPDQFEIIALGIVGSIEFSSNRKMEILDKSGKPTNKFTWNAKGTLYRLYNPQKDKSPAFKDVETGTLYSSIYARVIIKNKKL
- a CDS encoding MjaI family restriction endonuclease; protein product: MAKKEIKRYSLEFGKKEKVLNYATQTYQLSRPNKVGAVMALIRECQPNTIEEWEQWYFENATTAGKNTFKITKESLEELGERLYEKITEVVIPEWQEAFNALTKEDCYNYIHNLTINRTFDGYLREKSVVNDGLAKAFPEVRFEESPPELDHAGDIDYLGYVTEDKAFGIQIKPVTAQSNFGNYSISERMKASFESFKNDFGGNVFIVFSLDGEVANKQVIEQIQTEIERLKQ
- a CDS encoding thermonuclease family protein — translated: MSELKDESVHLIATSPPYWQLKDYGTENQIGFHDDYETYINHLNLTWQECFRVLHKGCRLCINIGDQFARSTYYGRYKIIPIHTEIIKFCEMIGFDFMGQIIWQKATTMNTSGGASIMGSYPNPRNGIVKLDFEYILLFKKQGNAPKPTKEQKENASMTNEEWNTYFNGHWYFSGAKQDKHLAMFPEELPHRLIKMFSFPGETVLDPFMGSGTTALAARNLNRNSVGYEINPDFIPIIKERIGTDDAFMKVETEIIKQPDLKTDFEKQIKELPYQFVDTHKLDKKIDVKKIQYGSKIDANSTGKREEFFSVKEIISPELVRLSNDLIIRLIGIKQNPIINGKATEYLINKVRGKKVFLKYDEIKHDKENNLMAYLYLENKTFINAHLLKENLVLVDNSIDFKYKTKFNTFING